In Setaria italica strain Yugu1 chromosome IX, Setaria_italica_v2.0, whole genome shotgun sequence, the genomic stretch GCAAAGCAAGAAATCTGGTTGTTCCACTTGGTAGATAATCATTGCCCATGCATACCTATTTGTTACattgctgcttttttttttctacaggCCACTAAGGACACAGAAAACATCTATCTTGGACCACACGGTGCACCACCATCCCGAGCTAAGAAGCCAGAGGACACTTCAGCTACAACTGGGTTCCGTGACAAGAACAAAGCCAGGGAAGCTGATCAGAAGGTGTCTGGAGCTGGCCGGAACAACAAAGGAGACTTCCATCGCCACAATGGTGGCAACCATGCCAAGGACCCCTTCAAGAGAGGTGCTTGACCTTGTGTCCTTCACGGCTCGTTCCGAGTGATACCTTCTGCCCTGCCAGCAGCTTGACTGAGTGAGAAAGCCTGGCGATTTATCAGTGTACTCCTGGGAATTGTTTGCCCATAAACTAGGAGCTGCAGGAATTCCTGATCCTCTGGATATGTACGACCAGCACGCTGCTCCGGAACATTGCGTTTGCTTTGATGGATAAGCCTCGCTGAGACAGGTGGTTGAGGCGTTGCTTTGCAGGTTTGTGTCCATTGCATCTGCCTCTTGGTCTCTGGTCCAAGCAGGGACACTCGGGGGACGCTTCATGATGCTTGCCATCATCAACCTGTTAATGTTTTCGTCGGCTCTTTTCATTATCCGTGATGCTTACGGGCCGTACGCGGACGGTGCACGAAGATGCTCTGGAGCGTCAGTACAAGGGAATCAAAGCTGATGTTAGGTTAAAAAAGAAAGCGTGGAGCCCCAGGTCGAAGCTTCTCAACGTACTGCCCGTTGTTGATGATAAAGTTTTGGAAAAGCTAAACGTTGCCGGAACCTTTGTTGTTTTTGCAATGGGTGATGCGAAGGCCGGCCGGGAATCCTGATCTGAATTTGCAATCGGTCCCAGATGCCAAGCTTTCAGGATACTGCGAAAGGCAGGCAGGCCTTGCATGGGCAGAGCACCGTCTCGATACCGACGGAGGACCGGAAAGATACTAGGGTCAGAGTGAGTCAAATCGCTGGTAGGCAAACCGGAGGATGCTGCGTTACATTGCACGTTGGTTGATGGTTGTGTTTGGGACCGAGGAGATTTTGCTACCCGTCCAGGTTCAGCACAGCTTCCGCTTTCTAGGGCTTTGCTCGTCGGTGGCGTAGGTCCGGAGCTCTCTTTCCTGCTGCAGGGCGAGAGCGAAGGCACACCAGCACGTCAAATCGATCGGTACATCATGCATGTCACGACGCTCCTAGCAGTGCACATTGATTAATCGGTCGGCAATCATGGGTGACACTGGTAGTATCTTGTATGTGGAGTGGTGGTAATCCTTCTTCGCCTAGCACTAGCAGCATCAGTGCCCACCAAGCAAGTCACGGATACAACCAGCCGGGCCGGTATGGCCGAGGCCAACAGCCCCACGACGCCGCTCCCACGAAAGCTACGTGAGTACGTGACACTCGTTTTCACTCCCTCTTCCTTTGTTGCAGCCTCGGTAGCTTTATAGCTAGCTCTGTGGGAGATAACAACAACCAACCTCTGAACCTCTGGAACGGGAAATTGGGCAGGCCGGGCCTAACCAAACGATTGGTGTCAGTGCCCACTCCACTAGCCTGGGGCCAGGGACAGGGAGGGTTTGCCACTCAAAGCGGCATTGCATTGCCTAATTCCCGGGGTACTGCTACTAGTGGCGCGGCCAGCCGGCCATTCAACCATTCACACGTTGCGTGCAAGAAGCTTGCATTATTTGTTCAAAGATTCATTGCAAGCTTTTGGTTAACTTAATCCACTGCATGCTATCCCAGGCGAGTGAGTTGCATTGGTGTCGCCGCTCAACAAACTCACTTTTCGCTAACTCCTCCTACCCTGTAGCGATGATCGAGACCTTGCTTAGATGGTAGCGGATGCCGCGGTCGACATGAATCTGGTCTGGGTGCCCGCAACCCGCTTTGGGAGTAcagttttcccttttttttaaaaaaaagtaaaaagagAGTAATCTTACCGCGGGAATAATACAGAAGGCTAGCAGGAGCAGATTAATTAAGCAGCTCGTGGCAATGATGGTTGTACCGGTGGAAAAGGGCGGCGATAGACAGGTGGTTTAAGCCGGGGGCGGGCCCACGTGGCGGCCAGAGCTAGTCTGGTGCTTATCTTAGTAGCTGGGAGCACTCGAGAGCGTCACGCCGCCAGCCTCTGCCCTGCCCTTGCCAGGTTAATCACCCTGCCTCTGCTCTGGCGTCTCAACAAAAGGGAGCTGAACTGAGCTCAGTGCTGGGAGGCTCCCACTCTCtcgcccaccaccaccctcctctcccttatctcttccCCCCGGGCAACCTCCTGCTTCCTCTGTCCTCTGCACCTGCAACAAAGGTGGCAAGGCCTTCTCCAAGCATCCATAGCAGCACCCCAAGGTAAGCAAAGAaacctcctctctctctctctctctctctccctctccctccaacTCCCTTTCTGATTTGAGTCCAAAGGTTAACCGAGTTTTTGTTGCTAGTTTCCTCCCCTTTGTACTACGACTTTCTGTACCTTCCAAAGATCGTGTTTCTTAGCTTTCAAGAAGGCAACTTAGTACCAGAAATTTAGACGAAGAGGAATTTGTGCTAACGCACTGTTTCAAACCTCATCCGAGAGTTCACCTTGTTTGCTTGCATTTTCAAACCAGACCACGCCATGTATCTGTTCCGGGATCGCTTGGTGTCGGCGTCATGCCAACTCCCGGTGTGATTACGCATGGCTTTCGAGTGTGCTCCCTCCACACTCAAGTACCACGCGCGAAGTAGACAGCAAGCAACGTGCGATTCCTCTTCcctttttacaaaaaaaaaagaggaccAACCACCTAACTGGAAACAGTCCTAGTTAGCTTGCAAAACACTCTGCCCCCAAGCTATTAGCTAGGATGTCGATCATGTTACTGTAATCACTGCTACGGCTCCTCTGCTTCTCGTGGAAAAGATTCTTCAGTTGCCTTTCTTTAATCTTTTTACTACTACATTTGTATGAGATTGAGATCCCAAAATTTGCATTCAGATGTCGACGGTTGTCATGAGAGTGGATCTCGAGTGTGAGAAATGCTACAAGAAGATTAGGAAGGTCCTCTGCAAGGTCCAAGGTTTGCCTTCCTCCCAAATTCTCTATCACAAATCTCTGCTCTCCTCCAAGAAAATTGCCTAaattacaacaaaagaaaggGGTGGTCTAACTCAATCCATGATGAACTGATGATCCTCTGTTTCCTCACTCTGCTCATGGACAGACAAGGTGAGCATCAGGACCATCACCTACGACGAGAAGAGCAACACGGTGACGGTGTCCGGCCCCTtcgacggcgaggaggtcgCGGACCGCCTCACCCACAACGCCGGCAAGATCATCACCGACATACACGTCGCCGGGGTCGGTgcctggggcggaggcggagggaagCAGAAGCACGGTgcccccgcagccgccgccgccaaggcgcCCAAGCCCGGGAAGGGTAACGACCACGGTCATGGCCATGGCCACGGGCACGGGAACGCCCAGGGCAAGGGCCACGGCgggcacggcggtggaggccaCGGCGGGCATGGCGGTggaggccacggcggcggcaaggcGAAGCCGGAGAAGAAGCACGTCAagttcgacgacgacgacgacctggacgacgacgacttcGACGATTTCGACTTCGACATGGGCaagccggcgggcggtggcgggcacGCGCACCACGGTCAcgggcacggccacggccacggcggcggcggcaagccgAAGATCATCACCACCAACACCCCCGTGGCGGCGCGTCTCGAGGCGCCCCGCACCGGCCCGTCGATGtcgatggccgcggcggcgcccgtgcGGATGCCGGGGATGATGCCGCCGATGATGCCGCAGCACCAGCATCAgccgcaggcgcaggcgcaggcCGCGCCGTCCATCTGGCCGGCGCCCGCCCCCGAGTGGGGCTACAGCGCGCAGCCGTACGGCGGCCCGCCCGCCGGCGGgtactacggcggcggcgggcccgcGGCGTACGGCCACGCCGCGTACGCGCCGTACGGCGGCTACGGCAGGAGCCCGTACGGGCAGCAGCAGTACTACGAGGAGGAGCCCAGCGCCGGGTGCAGCGTCATGTGATCGTAGCTTTGCGCGTGGAATTTTATTCAGCTGGGTGCATGATGCCTTTTCGTCTCGGAAATATACGAAGATCTGCAGCTTCGTCGTGTTGTTCATTGTAAAATTCCTAGTAGAATATGTTAGGATGTACCGTATTTTTCACTTCCTTTTGCTTTGGTTCAtggtgttgtgttgtgttggtATATGAGTACTGCTCTCTTTTGTATTTTGGAGGGATTAAAGTGAGTAGACGTGTGAGTGTAGGATGAAGCGCCCCGTCGAATGTAAAGCTGAACAAATCGTATATATGCTATGCTTGTGTCCGTGTTTTTATGTATTTACGATGGATTTTTGTACAGGTGTACAAATACTATTATTGTAACAATCTTGGAGCGTGATACGGTGGGTCTGAGCAGCACGCAAGGCGTTCCTGAATTGAGCATGGAAAAAGCTTCCTCTGAACTTGCTCTACTCTTCTCGCCTCAGCCATCAGGAATGGTTTAGAGATGGTCAGCCACGCCTATCACCATTCATCCATTCCATATCTCGTAGCGTACGGATGTAGTATGAAAAAGGTGAATGTGATGATCCTGTAAGTACGTGGATGATGTGTTAGAATGGGGCAGGGCAAGCCGGCCAGGAAGACGGCAACTGCTTCTGATGCGACCATGAACGAGGAAGCCAGTTTCTGCTCATTGAATCTTTTTTTAAGCATTGAATTCGTGGACGACAGCCTACTGCCtattcggctggacttataagccgactgaaaagctgaaaagggtgatttgttatgagagaaaaatactgtttggtggctgataagccggttgataagctgaagcgaacaggccgtacGACTTCCGCAAGTTGGTTAAGCTTGATAGCTTTAAGACCCAGCAGGCCCAAATAAATATAATTATTTCAGTATATTACATTCAACAATTTCTAATAGTTGGATAAACATATGAAAtattagattcaacattttctaaaatcatATCAACATTTTGTAACTACCTTCAACATTTTCCCTAGCCTATTTCAACATTCGAGAAATgtggattcaacatttttataaaCAACAATCAACATCTCAAAAATACACTTCCTCTGGGCGCGCTCGCTTCTGCTTCTGCTACAGCTGCTCGGCTGCAGATTGCAGCTCATGCAGTTTCAGCTAAAAAATAACTACGCAACTTTATCTTGAGGCATAAAAAAATTACACAGCAATTCTTACCTGACTGCAGCTGTTTTTGTTTCCTATTGCAGCCGCCGACACCTAGGGCGCGCATGGGCCGCGGCGGATGGCGGCACGTGGGGGTGCGCGAGGGCCGTGGCGGCGCGGGCAGGCATGGCGGACGGcgggcaacagcagcaggacGCAGCCGCGCACGTGTGCGAGAAGGAGCCGCACTCGGCGGCAGCGGAGTGCGGGCCGCGCGGGCAGGAGGCCGGCTCGTGAGGCACCAGCGGCGTGGCCGTGTGGGTGGGAGAGAGCAAGGAATGTGCGGATGCGGCACATCAAACGGGTAAAATTATTGCATAAATCTCAAACACCGGAAGCGCATATGGCCGTGTTCCGACGACAGAAGGCTGGTGGCCCGGCCTACGTATTCCTGTGTGTTCTTGACTATTCAGCCCACATAAGACTAAGACCGGCCCAATTACGGCCTAAAATTACTGGCTAGGCTAAATTCCCCAAAAAACTCATCATGCATTTTGTTCAAAAGTTTGCTTGGCTGTCCCAGAACAATCCGCCTGTGGTTTTGTAAAGTCACTGTTAATTAGCTGCACAGTTACTTTCCAGTTGATTGCTCCAAAGAAAAGACTGATCTGATCTCCAATTAGTGTAAACCGAACACCATCAGAGTtaaaagggttgcagagggtaGCAGGAACAGTTCGGCCGATGCTAGCTTTTCATGAAACGTAAAACGAGCACAAAAAGGTGAAGGGAAACCTACCCATACCCAGCTAGGTATATTGGCCGTCAGCCGCGCCCAAGTGGCCAAGTCCAAAGATTTGAGCACTCGATTATGGCCCTCCCGTTTACCTGTGAATCGTCGTGTTTGCTGACAATTTCAAGAACATGTGACCTTTACTAGTAAACCGCGACGTCGAGTGGCTCACTAGTGAGTAGTGACTCCGTGTTCTGATCGTGATTGTACtcttaggaggtgtttggataccacccgctaaagtttagta encodes the following:
- the LOC101760540 gene encoding heavy metal-associated isoprenylated plant protein 32 — its product is MSTVVMRVDLECEKCYKKIRKVLCKVQDKVSIRTITYDEKSNTVTVSGPFDGEEVADRLTHNAGKIITDIHVAGVGAWGGGGGKQKHGAPAAAAAKAPKPGKGNDHGHGHGHGHGNAQGKGHGGHGGGGHGGHGGGGHGGGKAKPEKKHVKFDDDDDLDDDDFDDFDFDMGKPAGGGGHAHHGHGHGHGHGGGGKPKIITTNTPVAARLEAPRTGPSMSMAAAAPVRMPGMMPPMMPQHQHQPQAQAQAAPSIWPAPAPEWGYSAQPYGGPPAGGYYGGGGPAAYGHAAYAPYGGYGRSPYGQQQYYEEEPSAGCSVM
- the LOC101760129 gene encoding uncharacterized protein LOC101760129, which codes for MDPHPLTGPAASDADDWDNDDFVIPSFSVEESNLGDWEAARASDPQPPPKATKDTENIYLGPHGAPPSRAKKPEDTSATTGFRDKNKAREADQKVSGAGRNNKGDFHRHNGGNHAKDPFKRGA